The genome window ACTGGGGCCCAGCGGCCGTGTCCACCACCGTGTGGCGCGGCGTCCGGCTCCGCGACGTGCTCCGCCGCTGCGGCGTGATGGCCCGCAAGGACGGCGCCCTCTTCGTGTGCTTCGAGGGGGCAGAGGACCTCCCCGGCGGTGGCGGCTCCAAGTACGGTACGAGCCTCCGGCGCGAGGTGGCCATGGACCCATCCAGGGACGTCATGCTCGCGTACATGCAGAACGGCGAGCTGCTGACTCCCGACCACGGCTTCCCGGTGCGCGTCATCATCCCGGGCTTCATCGGCGGCCGCATGGTCAAGTGGCTCAAGCGCATCATCGTCACCCCGCAGGAGTCCAACAGCTACTACCATCACAAGGACAACCGCGTCCTCCCGTCCCACGTCGACGCTGAGCTCGCCAACGCAGAAGGTATGCCTTCTCCACCACGTTCATTTCACATTCTATATCTTCCACGAGACGCCTAATTAGAGACTAATATACGACCACAGCTTGGTGGTACAAGCCGGAATACATCATCAACGAGTTGAACATCAACTCAGTCATCACGACGCCGGGTCACGATGAGATACTTCCTATTAACGCGTTCACGACTCAGAGGCCGTATACCATGAAGGGCTACGCCTACTCCGGTTAGTTCAATTGAAGTCTCTCTTTCTAATGGTGGAGTCAAAAGTTGGTCGGATTCAAATGGTTTGCTCCAATTAGTATAGTGATGCGAACTGTTATCTGACGTATAGGTGGAGGAAGGAAGGTGACACGGGTTGAGGTGACACTCAACGGCGGCGAGACGTGGCTGGTTTGCGCCCTCGACCACCCCGAGAAGCCGAACAAGTACGGCAAGTACTGGTGCTGGTGCTTCTGGTCCTTGGAAGTGGAGGTGTTGGATGTCCTGAGCTCCAAGGAAGTGGCTGTGCGAGCATGGGACGAGTCCCTCAATACCCAGCCCGAGAAGCTCATCTGGAACGTCATGGTATGTTTAGTAGATCTCTTCCAGAGGAAGATTCATAGATTTCATGTAATCGTTGTATTAAGGTCAACAATGAATGCTGAGGAAAGAAGTGGTGGTGATGCAGGGGATGATGAACAACTGCTGGTTCAAGGTGAAGGTGAACGTGTGCCGCCCGCACAAGGGCGAGATCGGGCTGGTGTTCGAGCACCCGACGCAGCCCGGGAACCAGTCCGGCGGGTGGATGGCGCGGCAGAAGCACCTCGAGACGTCGGAGGCCCCGACCCTGAAGAAGAGCACCTCCACCCCCTTCATGAACACCTCTAGCAAGCAGTACACCATGTCGGAGGTGCGCAAGCACGCGTCGCGCGAGTCCGCGTGGATCGTCGTCCACGGCCACGTCTACGACTGCACCGCCTTCGTCAAGGACCACCCCGGAGGCGCCGACAGCATCCTCATCAACGCCGGCGCCGACTGCACCGAGGAGTTCGACGCCATTCACTCGGACAAGGCCAAGGCCCTCCTCGACACATACCGCATAGGCGAGCTCATCCCTTCGGGCTACGTCTCCGACACCTCCGTCCATGGCGGGTCCGAGCTGTCCCACCTCGCCACCATCCGCGAGATCTCGCGGCCCCCGGCTCTCGTGAACCCCCGGGAGAAGATGCAGTGCAAGCTCGTGGCCAAGAAGACCATATCGCACGACGTTCGTCTCTTCAAGTTTGCACTGCCCTCCGCGGACCAAGTGCTGGGCCTCCCCATCGGGAAGCACATCTTCCTGTGCGCCACCATCGACGGAAAGCTGTGCATGCGCTCCTACACGCCTACAAGCTCCGTCGACGAGGTCGGCCACTTCGAGCTCCTCATCAAGGTCTACTTCAAGGGCGAGAACCCCAAGTTCCCCAACGGCGGCCTCATGTCCCAACACTTGGAGTCCCTGACCCTCGGCTCCACCCTCGACCTCAAGGGTCCGGTCGGGCACATCGAATACAACGGCCGCGGCAACTTCGTAGTCAACGGCAAGCCGCGGTTCGCCAAGCGGTTGGCCATG of Musa acuminata AAA Group cultivar baxijiao chromosome BXJ2-3, Cavendish_Baxijiao_AAA, whole genome shotgun sequence contains these proteins:
- the LOC135607057 gene encoding nitrate reductase [NADH] 1-like, encoding MAASVDNRQFGHLEPRNGLVNPVRAVGKKFGTHHRSDSPARGCSFSPLAPGKDNGTRYYDDDDEDEDEVVVDWTKLYGGRHLEVEPSVRDPRDEGTADSWIERNPSLIRLTGKHPFNCEPPLTRLMHYGFITPVPLHYVRNHGAVPKAEWCSWTLEITGLVKRPVRLTMDELVRDFPPVEIPVTLVCAGNRRKEQNMVHQTIGFNWGPAAVSTTVWRGVRLRDVLRRCGVMARKDGALFVCFEGAEDLPGGGGSKYGTSLRREVAMDPSRDVMLAYMQNGELLTPDHGFPVRVIIPGFIGGRMVKWLKRIIVTPQESNSYYHHKDNRVLPSHVDAELANAEAWWYKPEYIINELNINSVITTPGHDEILPINAFTTQRPYTMKGYAYSGGGRKVTRVEVTLNGGETWLVCALDHPEKPNKYGKYWCWCFWSLEVEVLDVLSSKEVAVRAWDESLNTQPEKLIWNVMGMMNNCWFKVKVNVCRPHKGEIGLVFEHPTQPGNQSGGWMARQKHLETSEAPTLKKSTSTPFMNTSSKQYTMSEVRKHASRESAWIVVHGHVYDCTAFVKDHPGGADSILINAGADCTEEFDAIHSDKAKALLDTYRIGELIPSGYVSDTSVHGGSELSHLATIREISRPPALVNPREKMQCKLVAKKTISHDVRLFKFALPSADQVLGLPIGKHIFLCATIDGKLCMRSYTPTSSVDEVGHFELLIKVYFKGENPKFPNGGLMSQHLESLTLGSTLDLKGPVGHIEYNGRGNFVVNGKPRFAKRLAMIAGGTGITPVYQVIQAVLRDPEDRTEMHLVYANRSEDDILLWDELDGWARDHPAQFKVWYVINEAKRGEEWRYSTGFVTESILRDHIPMGGSDDTLALACGPPPMIQFAVVPNLEKMKYDTANSLLLF